In the genome of Streptomyces sp. 846.5, the window GGCGGCAGCCCGCCGCGCGGGCCAGGCGGAGGCCGCGACCCGGGCCCTCGCCGCCGCGCAGGCGACCGCGCAGGCCCTGGACGTCCGGGTCGAGCAGGCCGTGGAACGGCACAACGGCGCGGTGCTGCGCCAGCAGCAGGCGGAGGCGCAGGGCGCCGAGGCCCAGCGCATGGCAGCGACGGCCGCCGCCACCGCCGATTCGGCCCGCGCTGCCGCCGCGGCACTGGCCGCGGCCCAGTACCGCGGCGATGTACAGCCCGGTCTCGCCGCCTTCGCCGGGCTGCTCTCGGCCCGCGACATGCACGCGGCGAGCGTCCGGCGGGAGGCGGTCCGCTCGGTCGTCGACGAGACCCGCAGGGTGGTGGACACCGCGGCCGCCGCCTCCGCGGACGCGACCGCGGCCTCCGCCGTCGCGGCGCGAGCCGCCGGCGCCGCACAGGCGGCCACCGCCGAGGTGACGCAGGCTCAGCAGCAGATGCAGGCGCAGCTGACGGCCCAGCAGACCGAGGTCGCCCGGCTCGTCGCCGAGCGCACCACCCTGCTGGCACAGCTCGCCGCCGCCCAGCAGATCTCCGTGGCCCTGGCCGCCGCCCGCCAGCAGGCCCTCGCCGAGGCCGCCGCCAGGGCGGCAGCCGACGCCGCCCGCAAGGCCGCTCTGTCGGCCGCCGCCGGCCACTCCGCCGACGCGTCCCCGTACCGCCCCGGCGACGCCTCGGCGGCCGTCAGCTTCGCCCGCGCCCAGCTCGGCCTCCCGTACGTCTGGGGCGGTGCGGGTCCGCAGACCTACGACTGCTCGGGCCTCACCATGCGCTCCTGGCAACGCGCCGGCGTCGAGCTGCCCCACTTCGCCGCCGACCAGTACGCCCGCTCGACCCCGGTCTCCTACAGCAGTCTCCGCCCCGGTGACCTGGTCTTCTGGTCCCACGACGGCACCCCCCAGGACATCTACCACGTCGCCCTCTACCTCGGCGACGACCGGATGATCGAGGCCCCCCGCACCGGCGACGTCGTCAAGGTCGCCAGCCTCTGGATCATGGGCACCCCCAACTTCTACGCCCGCCCCTGACACCGGACCGCTACCCTGTCGTCGCATGAGCCCGGACGGCTGGTTGGCCGACACCCGTACCTCCTACGACACAGTCGCGGTCAGCTACGCCGACCAGCTGCGCCATGCGCTCGACGAC includes:
- a CDS encoding C40 family peptidase produces the protein MRSRTLALALVLGLLPTGAALADEQPPSAAQVQAAQQAAARRAGQAEAATRALAAAQATAQALDVRVEQAVERHNGAVLRQQQAEAQGAEAQRMAATAAATADSARAAAAALAAAQYRGDVQPGLAAFAGLLSARDMHAASVRREAVRSVVDETRRVVDTAAAASADATAASAVAARAAGAAQAATAEVTQAQQQMQAQLTAQQTEVARLVAERTTLLAQLAAAQQISVALAAARQQALAEAAARAAADAARKAALSAAAGHSADASPYRPGDASAAVSFARAQLGLPYVWGGAGPQTYDCSGLTMRSWQRAGVELPHFAADQYARSTPVSYSSLRPGDLVFWSHDGTPQDIYHVALYLGDDRMIEAPRTGDVVKVASLWIMGTPNFYARP